One Salarias fasciatus chromosome 22, fSalaFa1.1, whole genome shotgun sequence DNA segment encodes these proteins:
- the rnf139 gene encoding E3 ubiquitin-protein ligase RNF139: MASTQARLGQQALAVLDVALRVPCIFIIDAIFNSYYDPGSGWAGAAGKVLVRVMGVLVSGMVLLLSQKALFRFYTLFSAVLLGAAAVLINYYAASHIDFYSAYYKAALGFRLLPRNGPTLWLAMAAVQLLFAVGYVFLLDLQSAFAALVVLDVMVPLWGLAMELPADVRQLVAVLSGLALALNTAVCLAARLRCFYYSCRYVYLLVRHMYRIYGLQLLLEDTWKRIRFPDVLRVFWLTRVTAQALILVYVVRAVRRESGDATGAAADGGSHSQGYLLSWDVFWDLTSNLIISGCDSTLTVLGMSAVISSVAHYLGLSILAFIGSTEEEDKRLGFVAPVLFFILALQTGLSSLDPEERLVRLSRNMCLLLTAILHFIHGMTDPVLMSLSASHVSSFRRHFPVLLVSLALFVLPVALSYALWHHYALNTWLFAVTAFCVELCLKVVVSLTVYGLFMADGFSNVLWEKLDDYVYYVRSTGNIIEFLFGVIMFGNGAYTMMFESGSKIRACMMCLHAYFNIYLQARNGWKTFINRRTAVKKINSLPEVRDEQLRDIGDVCAICYQEFASSARITPCHHYFHALCLRKWLYIQDTCPMCHQRVYVEDEGRDRAAASNNNGGYAAPQDAAAAGPPPPGEHGRQDAEPPGGGGGPGVGGDQAAAAAEPDDELLEDNDSIEYDEDEWGTQNGGTPLEEDYINDDTDSTDD, from the exons ATGGCGTCCACTCAAGCCCGCCTGGGCCAGCAGGCCTTAGCGGTGCTGGACGTGGCTCTGCGAGTTCCCTGCATCTTCATCATCGACGCGATTTTCAACTCCTACTACGACCCGGGCTCGGGATGGGCCGGCGCGGCGGGGAAGGTGCTGGTCCGGGTCATGG GCGTCCTGGTCTCCGGCatggtgctgctgctctcccaGAAGGCCCTGTTCCGCTTCTACACGCTGTTCTCGGCCGTCCTGCTGGGCGCGGCGGCGGTCCTCATCAACTACTACGCCGCCTCCCACATAGACTTCTACAGCGCCTACTACAAGGCGGCGCTGGGCTTCCGGCTGCTGCCGCGCAACGGGCCCACGCTGTGGCTCGCCATGGCCGCCGTGCAGCTGCTGTTCGCCGTGGGATACGTCTTCCTGCTCGACCTGCAGTCGGCGTTCGCGGCGCTGGTGGTGCTGGACGTCATGGTGCCGCTGTGGGGGCTGGCCATGGAGCTGCCCGCCGACGTGCGGCAGCTGGTGGCCGTGCTGTCGGGCCTGGCGCTGGCGCTCAACACGGCCGTGTGCCTCGCCGCGCGGCTCCGCTGCTTCTACTACTCCTGCAGGTACGTCTACCTGCTGGTGCGCCACATGTACCGGATCTacggcctgcagctgctgctggaggacaccTGGAAGAGGATCCGCTTCCCCGACGTGCTGCGGGTCTTCTGGCTGACCCGGGTCACGGCCCAGGCGCTCATCCTGGTCTACGTGGTGCGAGCggtgaggagggagagcggCGACGCCACGGGGGCCGCCGCCGACGGGGGCTCACATTCCCAG GGCTACCTGCTGAGCTGGGACGTCTTCTGGGACCTGACCAGTAACCTGATCATCTCCGGCTGCGACTCCACGCTCACCGTGCTCGGCATGAGCGCCGTCATCTCGTCCGTGGCCCACTACCTGGGCCTCAGCATCCTGGCGTTCATCG GCtccacggaggaggaggacaagcgCCTGGGCTTCGTGGCGCCGGTGCTCTTCTTCATCCTGGCTCTGCAGACCGGACTCAGCAGCCTGGACCCCGAGGAGCGCCTG GTGCGTCTGAGCCGGAACATGTGCCTCCTCCTCACGGCCATCCTGCACTTCATCCACGGCATGACCGACCCCGTCCTCATGTCCCTCAGCGCCTCGCACGTGTCCTCGTTCCGCCGCCACTTCCCCGTCCTGCTGGTGTCGCTGGCGCTCTTCGTGCTGCCGGTGGCGCTCAGCTACGCCCTGTGGCACCACTACGCCCTCAACACCTGGCTGTTCGCCGTCACCGCCTTCTGCGTGGAGCTCTGCCTCAAG GTGGTGGTCTCCCTGACGGTCTACGGCCTCTTCATGGCGGACGGCTTCTCCAACGTCCTGTGGGAGAAGCTGGACGACTACGTGTACTACGTGCGCTCCACGGGCAACATCATCGAGTTCCTGTTCGGCGTCATCATGTTCGGGAACGGCGCCTACACCATGATGTTCGAGTCGGGCAGCAAGATCCGCGCCTGCATGATGTGCCTGCACGCCTACTTCAACATCTACCTGCAGGCGCGCAACGGCTGGAAGACCTTCATCAACCGCCGCACGGCCGTCAAGAAGATCAACTCGCTGCCCGAGGTGCGCGACGAGCAGCTGCGCGACATCGGGGACGTGTGCGCCATCTGCTACCAGGAGTTCGCCAGCTCGGCGCGCATCACGCCGTGCCACCACTACTTCCACGCGCTGTGCCTGCGGAAGTGGCTGTACATCCAGGACACGTGTCCCATGTGCCACCAGCGGGTGTACGTGGAGGACGAGGGCCGCGACCGCGCCGCCGCCTCCAACAACAACGGGGGCTACGCCGCGCCGCAggatgccgccgccgccggccccccgCCGCCGGGGGAGCACGGCCGGCAGGACGCCGagccgccgggcggcggcggcggccccgggGTGGGCGGCGatcaggcggcggcggcggcggagccagacgacgagctgctggaggacaatgACAGCATAGAGTACGACGAGGACGAGTGGGGGACGCAGAACGGCGGCACGCCGCTGGAAGAGGACTACATCAACGACGACACGGACTCCACCGACGACTGA